A stretch of DNA from Spirosoma endbachense:
AAAACTAATCATTCATTTCCAGTACATATAAAGAATCGCTTGAGGGAACAGCATGTAGCTAATAAGCTTAGAATGCTTTCCTATATGGCAGAACTTTGTCGGGTTCTGAAAATTATGAATGCTAATAAAATAAAGGCAGTTGCTTTAAAAGGCCCGTTATTAGGTGAACTCTATTATGATGACTATACGCAAAGAGAGTGTAAAGATTTAGATATTATCGTTCAGGAGTCGGATGTTCAGAAAGCCTATGAAATTTTGCTCGATGTAGGCTATAAGTTGTCGGATATTCTATGGAAGACTCCGAAACAAAAAGCTGTTTATGACAAAACATTTCATCACTATAATTTATACAACTCCAAAACTAATGTGCAGGTTGAACTGCACTGGCGACTGAATGCAGCAGGAAGTGATTCTATACTGAAATCGAAATTAAGTTGGGATACTCTACCCGTGATACAAGCGTGTGGCCAGGCTATACCGATCTTACCCAGAAACGATATGTTTATTTACTTATGTATACATGGGGGAACACACCAATGGAAACGGTTATTCTGGCTTGTTGATATAGTACGAATTATTGAGAGAGAAGGTGCTGGTTTCTTAGTTGAAATCTATAACCAGTTAAGCCAAAAAAGTGAAAAACGATATGTACTTGAGGCTTGCCATTTAGCTTATGTCATTTTTGGAATTGACCTGCACCCCATTATTCACGAAGCAATAGAAAAGGATGCCAATATAGGGAGACTCTCTGAAGTTTCAATTTTTTCAATGAGCACTATTTCCGACGTTTATCTAAGCCCTATATCGTCCTTTAAAACATTTTCATTAGCTATGCGTAAATTTATTAAATTTTACTGGTCAGCTATTTATTTAGATGGTTATAAGGCAATATTCACGTCTTTTAGCAATTTCTTTATTAATCCGTCTTACTGGTCTATCTATTCATTTCGTGACAGCTTTTTTGTATTGAATTATATCGCAGCTCCTTTTCTGTGGATATATAAACTATTTAATAAAGTAAAGTGATGATATTTAGTGAGCAAAAAGCGCTTCGACACTATCTTTATTCACTGTTTAAATCGAATAAGATTAAAATAGTTTCGTCTGTTATTATTACTCTTTTTTCGGGATTAACAAGAGGAGGGAGCATTATTCTGTTGTTGCCTCTACTCGGTCTGGCTGGTATAACGGGAGATTCGGACCAGAACAGTAGAGCGTTTAAACTAACTAAGGCAGTCTGGGATATTCTAGGCATCTCCTTCACACTTTATACTTGTCTTATTATTTATATACTGCTTGTGTTGATTCATGCATGTTTGGGCTATATAAAAAATTTATTGGATGTATCTATTGTGCAAGAGTATAAGCAGAATCTACGAAATGAACTTTTTTCCGCAGTTATTAATTCGGAATGGGGGTTTATTAAAAATGCAAAAAATACCCACATATTTAATAACTTAATTGATGAAATTAATAATATCGGATATTCTGTGAATTTAGCTGTTAATTCATTTAGTACGTTTGCGCTATTCTTTTTCTACTTGGCGACGTCCTTATATGTATCGATTAAGATGACTTTTATTGCCAGTTTGTGTATTCTGCCATTGCTGCTGGTTCAACGTAAATTAAATAATAAAGCGTACAAATCTGGTGTAGCTATGTACGAACGCCATGAGAGTTTATTTAATGCTGTTCTTGAGTTTATTAACAGTTTTAAGTTGGCAAAAAGTTATAGTTTTCAGGGCCGATATGAGACTGAGTTCAGGAATATCACGCGCCAGACCGTTAGGGATGAATATTTATTTGCTAAAATAAGTGCTGGTACCAGTATTTTATATGAAGTTGGCTCAGCAATAATCGTTAGCATCATTC
This window harbors:
- a CDS encoding nucleotidyltransferase domain-containing protein; amino-acid sequence: MRTGVSKSKFIAGLNQETQFLLRCLDAKSTFYPSDFEQFDPDIFLHNAECHRVTNIVYTTIKTNHSFPVHIKNRLREQHVANKLRMLSYMAELCRVLKIMNANKIKAVALKGPLLGELYYDDYTQRECKDLDIIVQESDVQKAYEILLDVGYKLSDILWKTPKQKAVYDKTFHHYNLYNSKTNVQVELHWRLNAAGSDSILKSKLSWDTLPVIQACGQAIPILPRNDMFIYLCIHGGTHQWKRLFWLVDIVRIIEREGAGFLVEIYNQLSQKSEKRYVLEACHLAYVIFGIDLHPIIHEAIEKDANIGRLSEVSIFSMSTISDVYLSPISSFKTFSLAMRKFIKFYWSAIYLDGYKAIFTSFSNFFINPSYWSIYSFRDSFFVLNYIAAPFLWIYKLFNKVK